In a genomic window of Salegentibacter salegens:
- a CDS encoding M1 family metallopeptidase has product MKKLLLSLALVASSLASAQNNTSYWQQHVDYEMEVAMNVENFQYSGTQELVYTNNSPDTLDRVFYHLYFNAFKPGSEMDVRSLTIQDADRRVADRISKLSPEQQGYLRVSSLDQNGKDLSFEEVGTVLEVELDEPILPGEKATFNMKFKGQVPEQIRRSGRNSSEGVALSMSQWFPKMAEYDFEGWHAAPYIGREFHGVWGDFDVKLTLDKDYTVAASGYLQNPDEIGHGYSDEEVEAEGDTHTWHFVAPKVHDFTWAADPEYIHDKITAEDGTVLHFFYKDNDEIKANWKNLQEKTEDLLLFFNENIGSYPWDQYTVAQGGDGGMEYAMLTLITGERNFGSLVGVTAHELAHAWFQHLMATNESKHEWMDEGFTSYISSRAMNQVMETYAENPHTGSYRSYMGLANSGMEQPQTTQADRYALNAAYGASAYSKGAVFLAQLGYVIGEDNLDKTLKRYYDEWKFKHPTPNDFIRIAEKVSGAELDWYLNDWTRTTATIDYGIKEVTEADENSTKVILQRNKLMPMPIDLTVRYTNGEEEMIYIPLQIMRWEKSAEHENWTVADDWAWARPTYDLKIDKPLSEIESIEIDESQLMADVNRDNNLYTPEESAEAEEEE; this is encoded by the coding sequence ATGAAGAAATTATTATTAAGTCTGGCCCTTGTTGCAAGCTCCCTGGCCAGTGCCCAGAACAATACCAGCTACTGGCAACAACACGTAGATTACGAGATGGAGGTAGCTATGAATGTTGAAAACTTTCAATATTCTGGTACACAGGAATTGGTGTACACCAACAATTCACCCGATACTTTAGATCGCGTTTTTTATCATTTGTATTTCAACGCTTTTAAGCCTGGAAGTGAAATGGACGTGCGGTCATTAACCATACAAGATGCAGATAGAAGGGTAGCAGATCGTATTTCAAAATTAAGCCCAGAGCAACAGGGGTATTTAAGAGTTTCAAGTCTTGACCAAAACGGTAAGGATCTTTCTTTTGAAGAAGTTGGTACTGTCCTGGAAGTAGAGTTGGACGAACCAATTTTACCCGGAGAAAAAGCTACTTTCAATATGAAATTTAAAGGACAGGTACCCGAACAAATTCGGCGTTCTGGTAGAAATAGTTCAGAAGGTGTAGCGCTTTCTATGAGCCAGTGGTTTCCTAAAATGGCCGAATACGATTTTGAAGGCTGGCACGCAGCACCTTATATTGGTCGTGAATTTCACGGCGTTTGGGGAGATTTTGATGTAAAACTTACCCTTGATAAAGATTATACCGTAGCTGCTTCAGGATATCTTCAAAATCCAGATGAAATTGGTCACGGCTATTCTGATGAAGAAGTAGAAGCGGAAGGCGACACTCATACCTGGCATTTTGTAGCACCAAAAGTGCACGACTTTACCTGGGCCGCAGATCCTGAATATATTCACGATAAAATAACTGCTGAAGACGGAACTGTACTTCACTTTTTCTATAAGGACAATGATGAAATAAAGGCAAACTGGAAAAATCTTCAGGAGAAAACTGAAGATTTACTGTTGTTTTTCAATGAAAATATCGGGTCGTATCCGTGGGATCAATATACCGTAGCACAAGGTGGAGATGGCGGAATGGAATATGCCATGTTAACCTTAATTACCGGAGAACGTAACTTTGGTAGCCTGGTAGGTGTAACCGCACATGAACTTGCACACGCCTGGTTTCAGCATTTAATGGCAACAAATGAGAGCAAACACGAGTGGATGGACGAAGGTTTTACCAGCTATATTTCCAGCCGTGCAATGAACCAGGTAATGGAAACTTATGCTGAAAATCCGCATACCGGTTCTTACCGTAGCTATATGGGATTAGCAAACTCTGGGATGGAACAACCACAAACAACCCAGGCCGATCGTTATGCTTTAAACGCCGCATATGGAGCATCAGCTTATTCGAAAGGCGCCGTATTTTTAGCGCAATTAGGCTATGTTATTGGAGAGGATAATCTTGATAAAACCTTAAAACGTTACTATGACGAATGGAAATTTAAACATCCAACACCAAACGATTTTATAAGAATTGCCGAAAAAGTTTCAGGAGCAGAGTTAGACTGGTATTTAAACGACTGGACGCGTACTACTGCCACTATAGACTACGGGATTAAAGAAGTTACTGAAGCTGATGAAAATTCAACCAAAGTAATTTTACAACGTAACAAATTAATGCCAATGCCTATAGATCTTACCGTTCGTTATACCAATGGCGAAGAGGAAATGATCTATATCCCGTTACAAATAATGCGTTGGGAAAAATCTGCAGAACACGAAAACTGGACTGTAGCAGACGATTGGGCCTGGGCACGACCAACCTACGATTTAAAAATAGATAAGCCACTTAGTGAGATTGAAAGTATAGAAATAGACGAATCTCAATTAATGGCCGATGTAAATAGAGATAACAACCTTTATACTCCAGAAGAATCTGCTGAAGCAGAAGAAGAGGAATAA
- a CDS encoding S41 family peptidase: MKKKLAKKIAVVTLGATLIFSSFGFKSDFFEIAKQIEIFTTLFKEINMNYVEETNPAALMDTAIKAMLADLDPYTNYWNEQDVEAARINNSGEYSGIGATVQVIEDALLIMEPYKGYPADEAGLKAGDEIIEIEGIKVADYTDDVGELLNGSPDSQINIKYRRQGEIKTTALTRSAINLKAVPFYELLDEKTGYIVLSRFNAKASSETIRALKDLKNQGAEEIILDLRGNPGGLLTQAINVSNIFLPKGELITTTKSVIDKYNRAYQTQKEPVDTQIPLVVLVNGRSASASEIVAGAIQDLDRGVVVGARSFGKGLVQRPKELAYGTQLKITISRYYTPSGRCIQALNYAERDEEGNAIKTNKEDYNEFKTRNGRSVFDGGGISPDVKLETSEYSNITNALLAENAIFNFATEYYYKNELSDPEAFEFTGADFNNFKSYLKTSNFDYKTATEKELGELLATASQEGFEQDILDHYKSISTEIEAQKKKELDEKKHEIVSILTDEIIKRYFYKEGLYEYYVENNPEILEAKSILNDSQRYSQILQ, from the coding sequence ATGAAAAAGAAACTCGCCAAAAAAATTGCGGTAGTTACGCTGGGCGCCACCCTTATATTCAGCAGTTTTGGTTTTAAATCAGATTTCTTTGAGATCGCCAAACAAATTGAAATTTTTACTACGCTTTTTAAGGAAATCAACATGAATTATGTTGAAGAAACCAATCCCGCCGCTTTAATGGATACCGCCATTAAAGCCATGCTGGCAGATTTAGATCCTTATACCAACTACTGGAACGAGCAGGATGTGGAAGCAGCAAGAATTAATAATTCCGGTGAATATAGTGGAATAGGGGCCACAGTTCAGGTTATTGAAGACGCTTTGCTAATTATGGAACCTTATAAAGGTTATCCCGCCGATGAAGCCGGTTTAAAGGCTGGAGACGAAATTATTGAAATTGAAGGAATAAAAGTAGCTGATTATACCGATGATGTTGGAGAATTACTGAATGGCTCTCCAGATTCTCAAATCAATATTAAATATCGCCGCCAGGGCGAAATAAAAACTACAGCGCTTACCAGGAGCGCTATAAACCTTAAAGCAGTGCCATTTTATGAACTTTTAGATGAAAAAACCGGGTATATAGTACTTTCCCGATTTAATGCCAAAGCTTCTTCAGAAACTATTAGGGCGCTTAAAGATTTAAAAAATCAGGGCGCAGAAGAAATTATCCTGGATCTTAGAGGAAATCCGGGCGGTCTATTAACCCAAGCTATAAATGTGAGTAATATTTTCCTTCCAAAAGGCGAGTTAATCACCACCACAAAATCTGTTATAGATAAATATAACAGAGCTTACCAAACCCAAAAAGAACCTGTAGATACCCAAATTCCATTAGTGGTTTTGGTTAATGGTCGCAGCGCATCTGCCAGCGAGATTGTAGCTGGCGCAATCCAGGATTTAGATAGAGGAGTAGTAGTTGGAGCCCGTAGCTTTGGTAAAGGTCTTGTACAACGTCCTAAAGAGCTAGCATACGGCACACAACTTAAGATTACTATTTCCCGTTATTATACGCCTAGCGGAAGGTGTATACAGGCGCTAAATTATGCCGAAAGGGATGAAGAAGGAAATGCGATTAAAACAAATAAAGAAGATTATAACGAATTTAAAACCCGTAACGGACGAAGCGTTTTTGATGGCGGCGGAATTTCTCCCGATGTAAAACTGGAAACTTCTGAGTACAGCAATATTACCAACGCCTTACTTGCCGAAAATGCTATTTTTAATTTTGCTACGGAATATTATTATAAAAATGAATTAAGCGATCCTGAAGCATTTGAGTTCACTGGTGCCGATTTCAATAATTTTAAATCATATTTAAAAACTTCAAATTTTGATTATAAAACCGCCACAGAGAAGGAGCTGGGAGAACTTTTGGCTACCGCCTCACAGGAAGGTTTTGAACAGGATATTTTAGATCATTATAAAAGTATTTCAACTGAAATTGAGGCTCAAAAAAAGAAAGAATTAGATGAAAAGAAACACGAAATAGTAAGCATTTTAACCGATGAGATTATTAAACGCTATTTTTATAAAGAAGGTTTATATGAATATTACGTTGAAAATAATCCTGAAATATTAGAGGCTAAATCTATTTTAAATGATAGCCAGCGTTATTCACAAATCTTGCAATAA
- the rnpA gene encoding ribonuclease P protein component, with protein sequence MDESFGKDEKLKSKKLIDILFQEGKSVKKYPLKLIYLPITNPEITNFKTGVSVPKKLVKTAVGRNRIKRLMREAFRKNKYLVTSDFSKPYALMFIYISRDEISLEDLNKAMIKVMEKFREEEKKQG encoded by the coding sequence ATGGATGAAAGTTTTGGAAAAGACGAAAAACTAAAGAGCAAAAAGCTGATAGATATCTTATTTCAGGAAGGAAAATCGGTTAAAAAATATCCTTTAAAACTTATCTATCTTCCCATAACCAACCCCGAAATTACCAATTTTAAAACTGGGGTTTCTGTGCCTAAAAAATTGGTAAAAACAGCCGTGGGTCGCAACCGGATTAAACGTTTGATGAGAGAAGCTTTCAGAAAAAATAAGTATCTTGTAACCAGCGACTTTTCAAAACCTTACGCCTTAATGTTTATCTATATTTCCCGGGACGAAATTAGTCTTGAAGACCTAAATAAGGCGATGATAAAAGTGATGGAGAAATTTAGGGAAGAAGAAAAGAAACAAGGCTGA
- the rpiB gene encoding ribose 5-phosphate isomerase B — MKIAIGNDHAGTGYKKKVVDYLKNKGIEVINYGTNSDDSVDYPDFVHPVADDVENQKVDFGIIICGSGNGANMTANKHQGVRSALCWMGEITKLAREHNDANILSIPARFVSEHQAVDMVKIFLETPFEGGRHQKRVDKIPVEK, encoded by the coding sequence ATGAAAATTGCAATAGGAAACGATCACGCCGGTACCGGATACAAGAAAAAGGTAGTTGATTATCTAAAAAACAAGGGAATAGAAGTTATTAACTATGGTACTAATAGTGACGATAGTGTAGATTATCCCGATTTTGTTCACCCGGTAGCCGATGATGTTGAAAACCAAAAAGTAGATTTTGGAATTATTATCTGCGGAAGCGGAAATGGTGCTAATATGACTGCTAATAAACACCAGGGAGTGCGTTCTGCTTTATGTTGGATGGGAGAGATTACTAAACTGGCCCGTGAGCATAATGATGCTAATATATTAAGTATTCCTGCGCGTTTTGTTTCTGAACATCAGGCTGTAGATATGGTAAAAATCTTTTTAGAAACTCCTTTTGAAGGCGGAAGACATCAAAAACGAGTAGATAAAATTCCTGTAGAAAAATAG
- a CDS encoding GNAT family N-acetyltransferase yields MEILIKNFNELSLEELYQILQLRSEVFVVEQDCVYQDIDGKDQNALHVLGIKEGKVIAYTRCFDKGFYFDEAAIGRVVVKEFERKNAYGHLILKASVEAIKEHFKTDNIKLSAQQYLTDFYENHGFMQIGEGYLEDGIPHIAMVK; encoded by the coding sequence ATGGAAATCCTTATAAAAAATTTCAATGAACTTAGCCTTGAAGAGCTTTACCAAATCTTGCAACTTCGCTCTGAAGTTTTTGTAGTAGAACAGGATTGTGTGTACCAGGATATAGATGGGAAAGATCAAAATGCGCTACACGTTTTGGGAATTAAAGAAGGAAAAGTAATTGCCTACACTCGCTGTTTTGATAAAGGATTCTATTTTGACGAAGCCGCTATCGGCCGTGTTGTGGTTAAAGAATTTGAACGTAAAAATGCTTATGGCCACCTTATTTTAAAAGCTTCTGTAGAAGCTATTAAAGAGCATTTTAAAACCGATAATATCAAGCTTTCCGCCCAACAATATTTAACCGACTTTTACGAAAACCACGGTTTTATGCAAATAGGCGAAGGTTATCTTGAAGATGGGATTCCGCATATTGCAATGGTAAAGTAA
- the rnr gene encoding ribonuclease R, which produces MSKKNKNKSQPQGDLTKSITDILRKEPGKSFNHKQIAAKLGVNDATSRNNIIKKLAQLAAKKQIEEEERGKFKISRKGNDYYRAVIDMTTKGYAYALVDELEDDVFISPRDLNTAFNGDEVEIYIYNRKRNKKSEGEVTQILKRKRTEFVGVLDMQKDFGFVVIGDPKMYTDIFVQKNKMGDAKDGDKVVVELEEWPDKADSPFGKIIQVLGTPGEHHTEIHSILAQYGLPHEFPKEIEDFANQIDTSIQPEEIKKRRDMRDVLTFTIDPADAKDFDDALSFQKLENGNVEVGIHIADVSHYLQPGTVLDDEAYERATSVYLVDRVVPMLPEVLSNNACSLRPNEEKYTFSAVFEIDKNTKVVNEWFGRTVTYSDARFAYEEAQQIIETEKGDIPEDISIQDKAYTAKDEIVDAVLTMNSMAKKMRSTRMRQGAISFDKVEVKFQLDEENEPVGVYFKTAKDANKLIEEFMLLANRKVAEFIGKRDEKKTFIYRCHDEPDEEKLVSLNSLVSRFGHGLNLKNRKTVSSSLNQLLQDVQGKKEQNLVDTLAIRTMSKAYYGTENIGHYGLAFDYYSHFTSPIRRYPDVMVHRLLQRYLDGQPSAKEEEYDEKCHHSSEMEGLSSSAERDSIKYMQVKFMIDHQDREFVGVISGVTDFGIFVEIVENKCEGMIRLRDIKGDHYDFDGENYAIVGRKTKKSYQLGDEVIVKVKNADLVKRHLDFTLIGKHEE; this is translated from the coding sequence ATGAGTAAAAAGAATAAAAATAAATCCCAACCCCAGGGTGATCTTACCAAAAGTATTACCGATATCCTTAGAAAGGAACCTGGAAAATCCTTTAATCATAAGCAAATTGCCGCTAAACTTGGAGTTAATGATGCTACAAGCAGAAATAATATTATTAAGAAATTAGCACAGTTGGCCGCAAAAAAACAGATTGAAGAAGAAGAACGCGGAAAGTTTAAAATTAGTAGAAAAGGCAACGATTATTATCGCGCTGTTATAGATATGACCACTAAAGGTTATGCCTATGCGTTGGTAGATGAATTAGAGGATGATGTTTTTATATCTCCCAGGGATCTAAATACGGCGTTTAACGGTGATGAAGTAGAGATCTATATCTATAATCGTAAGCGAAATAAAAAATCTGAAGGAGAAGTAACCCAAATTTTAAAGCGTAAAAGAACCGAATTTGTTGGTGTTCTGGATATGCAAAAAGATTTTGGTTTTGTGGTTATTGGAGATCCAAAAATGTATACCGATATTTTTGTTCAGAAGAACAAAATGGGCGATGCTAAAGACGGCGATAAAGTAGTTGTTGAACTGGAAGAATGGCCAGATAAAGCCGATTCTCCTTTTGGTAAAATTATTCAGGTTTTAGGTACTCCGGGTGAACATCATACCGAGATACATTCTATCCTGGCGCAATATGGTTTACCGCATGAATTTCCGAAGGAAATAGAAGATTTTGCAAACCAAATAGATACTTCTATTCAGCCCGAAGAAATAAAGAAACGTCGCGATATGCGCGATGTGTTAACTTTTACCATAGATCCCGCAGATGCGAAGGATTTTGATGATGCTTTAAGTTTTCAAAAACTGGAAAACGGAAATGTAGAAGTCGGGATTCATATTGCCGATGTTTCGCATTATTTACAACCCGGTACAGTGCTGGACGACGAGGCATATGAGCGTGCAACTTCAGTTTATTTAGTAGATCGTGTAGTACCAATGTTGCCGGAGGTTCTTTCTAACAATGCCTGTTCTTTAAGGCCTAATGAAGAAAAATATACCTTTTCAGCAGTTTTTGAAATAGATAAGAATACCAAAGTGGTGAATGAGTGGTTCGGGAGAACCGTTACTTATTCTGACGCCAGGTTTGCATACGAAGAAGCTCAGCAAATAATTGAAACCGAAAAAGGAGATATTCCTGAAGATATTTCTATTCAGGATAAAGCTTATACGGCTAAAGATGAAATTGTTGATGCTGTTTTAACTATGAATTCAATGGCTAAAAAGATGCGTTCTACCAGAATGCGTCAGGGTGCGATTTCTTTTGATAAAGTTGAAGTTAAATTTCAATTAGATGAAGAAAACGAACCGGTTGGTGTTTACTTTAAAACAGCCAAAGATGCCAATAAACTTATTGAAGAATTTATGCTATTAGCCAACCGAAAAGTGGCTGAATTCATAGGAAAAAGAGACGAAAAGAAAACCTTTATTTATCGTTGTCACGATGAACCCGACGAAGAAAAACTTGTTTCTTTAAATAGTTTGGTTTCAAGGTTTGGACACGGTTTAAACCTTAAAAACCGGAAAACTGTTTCTTCTTCTTTAAATCAATTGCTTCAGGATGTTCAAGGGAAAAAAGAACAGAATTTAGTAGATACGCTTGCTATTAGAACGATGAGTAAAGCTTATTATGGCACCGAAAATATTGGTCATTATGGCTTAGCTTTCGATTATTACTCGCATTTTACTTCACCAATTAGAAGATATCCAGATGTTATGGTGCATAGATTACTGCAGCGTTATCTAGACGGTCAACCTTCAGCAAAAGAAGAGGAATACGATGAAAAATGTCACCACTCCAGCGAAATGGAAGGTCTTTCTTCTAGTGCTGAAAGGGATTCTATAAAGTATATGCAGGTGAAATTTATGATAGATCACCAGGATAGAGAGTTTGTTGGGGTGATTTCCGGGGTAACAGATTTCGGAATATTTGTAGAAATTGTAGAGAATAAATGTGAAGGAATGATTCGCCTGCGAGATATAAAAGGCGATCATTATGATTTTGATGGAGAGAATTATGCAATTGTAGGCAGAAAAACCAAAAAGTCTTATCAGTTAGGAGATGAAGTGATCGTAAAAGTGAAAAATGCCGATTTGGTGAAGAGACACTTAGATTTTACGCTTATCGGTAAGCATGAAGAGTAA
- a CDS encoding S8 family peptidase: MKIPFLKPALVMGSALILASCGSGSPKIVSTPIANIDSIPLKITDLSETQLKGWGGADLVNDTIPGMSVDKAYSEIIKNNKGQKTIVAVIDSGVDIEHEDLDGVLWTNTDEIPGNGKDDDNNGYIDDMHGWNFLGDAVEENMEYTRIYKRLKPKYEGKSASSISTADRAEFIYYQAAKEEYEKEYEETVQNRNQYEQIKKQLVAAHQAVSSQLGKEDYTKKELNEMEATGQLAQYKAMLQQIQNNVNENIPEALEELDEGIEYYAGRLDTHFNLELDGRAPVGDDPYDITDTNYGNANVMGPSQDKEDLKHGTHVAGIIAAERNNNIGINGVANNAEIMVLRAVPDGDEYDKDIALAIRYAVDNGAKVINTSFGKYFSPNPEWVTEAIEYAAKNDVLIVNAGGNEGLNLDENTVYPNDQTPEAPQEISDSFLTVGALNFDYGSQLVADFSNYGKTNIDVFAPGTKIWSTTPNDEYEYLQGTSMASPAVAGVAAIIRSFYPKLSAAQVKQIIMDSGLTTNANVIVGGDRSNTQNFKELSTSGKMVNLYNALILASQTK; encoded by the coding sequence ATGAAAATACCCTTTTTAAAACCTGCGTTAGTAATGGGAAGCGCCCTTATTTTAGCTTCCTGCGGAAGTGGCTCCCCAAAAATAGTTTCTACCCCAATTGCCAATATAGATTCTATTCCTCTTAAAATTACAGATCTTTCTGAAACCCAACTCAAAGGCTGGGGCGGGGCCGATCTTGTGAACGATACTATCCCCGGAATGAGCGTTGATAAGGCTTATTCAGAAATAATTAAAAACAACAAAGGTCAAAAAACCATTGTCGCTGTTATTGACAGCGGTGTAGATATTGAACACGAAGATCTTGATGGCGTACTATGGACCAATACCGATGAAATTCCCGGCAACGGAAAAGACGATGATAATAACGGCTATATAGACGATATGCATGGCTGGAACTTTCTTGGTGATGCTGTGGAAGAGAATATGGAATACACCCGTATTTATAAGCGTTTAAAGCCAAAATATGAAGGCAAATCTGCAAGTTCTATAAGTACTGCAGATCGTGCTGAATTTATTTACTACCAGGCAGCCAAAGAAGAGTACGAGAAAGAGTATGAAGAAACTGTTCAAAACAGAAACCAGTACGAGCAAATCAAAAAACAACTGGTAGCCGCTCACCAGGCTGTTTCTTCTCAACTTGGTAAAGAAGATTATACCAAAAAAGAGCTTAATGAAATGGAGGCTACCGGGCAATTGGCACAATATAAAGCCATGTTACAGCAAATTCAGAATAATGTAAACGAAAATATTCCTGAAGCACTGGAAGAGCTGGATGAAGGCATTGAATATTATGCCGGGCGTTTAGATACCCATTTTAACCTGGAATTAGATGGTCGTGCACCCGTAGGTGACGATCCTTACGATATTACCGATACCAATTATGGTAATGCTAATGTTATGGGACCTTCCCAGGATAAAGAAGACCTTAAGCACGGTACCCACGTTGCGGGCATTATCGCCGCAGAAAGAAATAATAATATTGGTATAAACGGTGTAGCTAATAATGCTGAAATTATGGTGTTGCGTGCGGTTCCCGATGGAGATGAATATGACAAAGACATCGCCCTGGCAATTCGTTACGCTGTAGACAATGGTGCAAAAGTGATCAATACCAGTTTTGGAAAGTATTTCTCTCCAAATCCTGAGTGGGTTACAGAAGCCATTGAATACGCGGCTAAAAATGATGTTTTAATAGTAAATGCAGGAGGAAACGAAGGACTTAATTTAGACGAAAACACAGTTTATCCTAACGACCAGACTCCTGAAGCACCACAAGAAATTTCAGATAGTTTTTTAACCGTGGGTGCACTTAATTTTGACTACGGATCTCAACTGGTTGCCGATTTTTCTAACTACGGAAAAACAAATATTGATGTTTTTGCCCCAGGGACCAAGATCTGGTCTACAACCCCAAATGATGAATATGAATACCTGCAGGGGACTTCTATGGCTTCCCCGGCAGTTGCAGGAGTAGCGGCAATTATTCGTTCTTTTTATCCAAAATTAAGCGCTGCGCAAGTTAAACAGATAATTATGGATAGCGGCTTAACCACCAATGCCAATGTTATTGTAGGCGGCGACAGAAGCAATACACAGAATTTTAAAGAATTATCTACTTCAGGTAAAATGGTAAATCTTTATAATGCCCTTATTTTAGCCTCCCAAACAAAATAG